A genomic region of Plasmodium malariae genome assembly, chromosome: 14 contains the following coding sequences:
- the PmUG01_14026600 gene encoding conserved Plasmodium protein, unknown function: protein MNVHSFRKFSRLEIYRPSKFSEIKKRLYLKKKLFSVIMKNAKRELQKKEKSKCGKHAEEDVFYSTIASYPENKTRIYKNNKYNVYENYNHWQDDGEKPSIERLFFICSSMGCLELQYVLSSFINYQKNILKDEDILTLYKFLDLSEKDMYDYLCGIELMPQNFLQTAVIRCLLKFINVNHPSLN from the coding sequence ATGAATGTGCATTCTTTTCGTAAATTCTCAAgattagaaatatatagaCCTTCGAAATTTAGtgagataaaaaaaagactttatttaaaaaaaaaattatttagcgtaattatgaaaaatgcaAAGAGAGAGTTacaaaagaaagaaaaaagtaaatgtgGTAAACATGCCGAAGAAGACGTTTTTTATAGTACTATAGCATCTTATCCTGAAAACAAGACccgaatttataaaaataataaatacaacgtatatgaaaattataatcatTGGCAAGACGATGGGGAAAAACCTTCTATTGAaagacttttttttatatgcagTTCCATGGGGTGTTTAGAATTACAGTACGttttatcttcttttataaattaccaaaaaaatatactaaaagATGAAGATATCTTGACATTATATAAGTTCTTGGACTTATCCGAAAAAGATATGTATGATTACCTATGTGGAATTGAGTTAATGCCACAGAATTTCTTGCAAACTGCAGTCATACGGTGTTTgctaaaatttataaatgttaacCATCCCTCTTTGAATTAA
- the OSCP gene encoding mitochondrial ATP synthase delta subunit, putative has translation MKTLRCSRQLTRLTHGNMWKHFQKNDYSVLLFCKRNIRSQVKNNKVSYTTRYYSNSFEEEKKNTEEYYLSMGDNIEKRYSLALYNVGKRSNKINEISSDILFVKNNFLKDKVFLNFLHIPNIENKEKLDFLKNQCKKYNNNNFSTITSNFLESLFDSKRINFLPKIIEEFELLLMKDRKEIKCTVYTAKELDNSYKKKVHDSILFRLKNELKPLIEYKTDATILGGLVLKIGNQVFDFSAKSKIEKIKSTLL, from the coding sequence ATGAAAACTTTAAGATGCTCTCGTCAGCTCACTCGTTTGACACATGGAAACATGTGGAAGCATTTTCAGAAAAATGATTATTCTgtgcttttattttgtaagaGAAATATTAGAAGTcaggtaaaaaataataaggtaAGTTATACGACAAGGTACTACAGCAACAGCTTCGaggaagagaaaaagaatactgaagaatattatttatccATGGGtgataatatagaaaaacgGTATAGCTTGGCTTTATATAATGTAGGAAAAAGaagtaacaaaataaatgaaatttccAGTGATATcttatttgttaaaaataatttccttaaagataaagtatttttaaactttttacaCATAccaaatattgaaaataaagaaaagctagatttcttaaaaaatcaatgcaaaaaatataataataataatttcagTACAATAACAAGCAATTTTTTAGAGTCTCTATTTGATTCCAAAAGGATAAATTTCTTACCCAAAATTATAGAAGAATTTGAATTATTACTAATGAAAGATaggaaagaaataaaatgtacaGTTTACACAGCAAAAGAATTGGATAACagttataaaaagaaagtgCACGATTCGATACTTTTCAGATTGAAAAATGAATTGAAACCACTTATTGAGTATAAAACCGATGCAACTATTTTGGGAGGACTGGTTCTAAAAATCGGCAATCAAGTTTTTGATTTTTCGGCTAAGtcaaaaattgaaaaaattaaaagtacgTTGTTATAG